Proteins encoded in a region of the Anopheles aquasalis chromosome 2, idAnoAquaMG_Q_19, whole genome shotgun sequence genome:
- the LOC126580825 gene encoding uncharacterized protein LOC126580825 has translation MVSRFERLMGCSSIAAGDISPENEAQCSGRGDCLNGTCLCEIRYSGEECSGFNLPYHAGISAVFYFVGFVSLVQLLICIIAEYQRLKQPSFLRACRLTTQKLLYFFVFVAAVLRGAYFTTPETLQPAWVSYLMSLYYPLVMTCASLVVCLWAEIFHLQGIRWERSQFLSKSFLGFLAFNLLPYSLFLAEIAYSHLFSGRSTSFFNGCYAVLLLIVVIFFLIYGVEVFFKVRGGFVYDFGVVPNSENVNASQLHQSRFGLLSQAIMMIVIVGFLTSETLGDFWKKKVPVYSRNWHDIVFRLAEVGVALWFPCCLWNSMAPEQLWILNPRKLLTRQIDPVAPESTEAPAEPSTSANAEEGQSFLAKKDCWICYDTDKPEPLIQPCKCIGDVSSVHHECLRRWLVDSCANSDAVLKCKVCDSPYEIERSNRLDWEKGFTIQHWAKTIIIVTLMCITGAGAWVIIQLNEDSFVRVLVAGFAIIIGYILFKMLGENTVTAIQRAKVSSIYIVTSVNDLQT, from the exons ATGGTATCACGGTTCGAACGCCTAATGGGGTGCTCCTCGATCGCGGCAGGAGACATTTCGCCCGAGAACGAAGCACAATGCTCGGGCCGGGGCGATTGCCTAAACGGCACCTGTCTCTGCGAGATCCGTTACAGCGGTGAAGAGTGTTCCGGCTTTAATCTGCCCTATCATGCAG GTATATCAGCGGTATTCTATTTCGTCGGTTTTGTGTCACTGGTACAGCTTCTCATCTGTATCATTGCCGAGTACCAGCGGCTGAAGCAACCGAGCTTTCTTCGTGCCTGTCGCCTGACCACACAGAAGCTGCTCTACTTCTTTGTCTTTGTCGCTGCGGTACTACGGGGTGCCTACTTCACAACACCG GAAACACTCCAGCCGGCATGGGTTTCCTATCTGATGTCGCTCTACTATCCGCTTGTGATGACTTGCGCCTCGCTTGTCGTCTGCCTTTGGGCCGAG ATCTTCCACCTACAGGGCATCCGTTGGGAGCGATCGCAGTTCCTGTCGAAGAGTTTTCTCGGCTTTCTGGCATTCAACCTACTCCCTTACAGTCTGTTTCTGGCCGAGATCGCGTACTCGCATCTGTTCTCCGGTCGCAGCACGTCGTTCTTCAACGGATGTTACGCGGTCCTGCTCTTGATCGTGGTGATTTTCTTCCTCATCTACGGTGTAGAAGTGTTTTTCAAG GTTCGTGGTGGATTCGTGTACGATTTCGGTGTGGTGCCAAATAGTGAGAATGTGAACGCTTCCCAGTTGCATCAGTCGCGGTTTGGATTGCTCAGCCAGGCGATCATGATGATAGTGATCGTCGGTTTTCTCACTTCAGAAACGCTTGGTGATTTCTGGAAGAAAAA AGTTCCTGTGTATTCGCGCAACTGGCACGACATCGTGTTTCGGCTGGCGGAAGTTGGCGTGGCGCTCTGGTTCCCGTGCTGCCTATGGAATTCGATGGCGCCGGAGCAGCTGTGGATACTGAACCCGCGTAAGCTGCTGACGCGTCAAATCGATCCCGTAGCGCCGGAATCCACTGAGGCACCGGCAGAACCTTCGACATCGGCCAACGCCGAGGAGGGCCAATCGTTTCTGGCGAAAAAGGATTGCTGGATCTGCTACGATACGGACAAACCGGAACCGCTGATCCAACCGTGCAAGTGCATCGGTGACGTTAGCTCGGTGCATCATGAGTGCTTACGCCGCTGGTTGGTCGACAGTTGTGCCAACAGTGATGCCGTGCTGAAGTGTAAAGTGTGCGACTCACCGTACGAAATCGAACGATCAAATAG GCTCGACTGGGAGAAGGGTTTCACCATACAGCACTGGGCCaagacgatcatcatcgtgacgCTGATGTGCATCACGGGTGCTGGCGCTTGGGTCATCATCCAGCTGAACGAGGATTCGTTTGTGCGCGTGCTCGTGGCCGGCTTTGCGATTATCATCGGCTATATACTGTTTAAAATGCTTGGCGAGAACACGGTGACCGCGATCCAGCGGGCAAAGGTGAGCTCGATCTATATTGTCACCTCGGTTAACGATCTGCAAACCTAA